One window from the genome of Haliaeetus albicilla chromosome 26, bHalAlb1.1, whole genome shotgun sequence encodes:
- the TSC1 gene encoding hamartin isoform X3 yields the protein MAQQGNVGELLSMLDSPILGVLEDITAAFKDNLICDRGPMLVNNLVDYYLETNSQQALHILSTLQEPHDKHLLDKINEYMGKAATRLPTLSLLGHVIRRQPSWKHKLSQAPLLLSLLKCLKTDTDVVVLTTGVLVLITMLPMIPQSGKQYLHDFFGIFGRLSAWCLQNPGHVAEIYLVHLHASVYALFHRLYGMYPCNFVSFLRSHYSMKENLETFEEVVKPMMEHVRIHPELVTGSKDHELDPRRWKRLETHDVVIECAKISLDPAEASYEDGYYSVSRKLCTSLKHHQTDRSASYYIDTQSSYGTSTPYSTPRLTLSQMPGQLPQILSPQSIRLSTEPQQVTIWSPSAVCGMTTPPTSPGIVPSESSQSASQPYSKAGTSGGKGTPLGTPATSPPPPCTSDDFVHVSLPSAAATPPKKEDKPDPGRPLLYRQQNVINSDKSLDTPGSKSSVTLNDLPEFLGGLSFEDSAEKDREEDAISKEISEITTDAEHMVPRGGFDSPFYRTNDSLSGSQKKTHSVVSSVQGHSQTSEPLTSSLDKSGPESARETPKQTFTPIDKPCGGSGESPAGNREGTSGETSILTPSPCKVPAQRRVVFGSGQPPLYEHLFEVALPKTAYLFVGKKTEELLKKAKGTQDDDCMSSTSPVEVLDRLIQQGADAHTKELNKLSLPSKSADWTHFGGSPPSDEIHTLRNQLLLLHNQLLYERFKRQQHALRNRRLLRKVIKATALEEHNAAMKDQLKLQEKEIQALKLSLQKEQARYHQFQEEHENIVAQLHSQIRQLQHDREEFYNQSQELQTKLEDCRNMIADLRLELKKANNKVCHTELLLSQVSQKLSNSESVQQQMEFLNRQLLVLGEVNELYLEQLQHKHTDTTKEVEMLHAAFRKELEKAKLCVQQQSQRLDASQKRIAELESQLAKKDHLFLEQKKYLEDVKIQARGQLQAVESRYKAQKRITQAFELEILDLFGRLEKSSLLKKLEDDKTEAAEAAEERLDCGNEDTVVGYSEETIGRNGETKPPSTRGSSSSKGGSSSELSTPEKPQNQRFSSRWETSVLLEPSTTVPLTVGSLPSSKSFLGMKARELFRNKSESQCDEEGVTINRLSDALKTELCKDPSMETKAPPSPDNLSVSPKIQESSVGQLHIMDYNETHHDHS from the exons ATGGCACAGCAAGGAAATGTTGGTGAGCTCCTCTCAATGCTGGATTCTCCAATTCTGGGTGTCCTGGAAGATATAACAGCTGCATTCAAAGATAATCTCATTTGTG ACCGTGGACCTATGCTTGTGAACAACCTGGTGGACTATTACTTGGAAACCAATTCTCAGCAGGCACTGCATATACTGTCCACACTGCAAGAGCCTCATGACAAg CATCTACTGGACAAAATTAATGAATATATGGGCAAAGCTGCTACTCGTTTACCCACTCTCTCTCTGCTGGGACACGTGATAAGACGACAACCATCTTGGAAACATAAACTTTCTCAAGCACCTCTCCTACTTTCATTACTTAAATGTCTCAAG ACTGACACAGATGTAGTAGTACTCACCACAGGTGTCCTAGTGCTAATAACCATGTTGCCAATGATTCCTCAGTCTGGCAAACAGTACCTTCATGATTTCTTTGGTATCTTTGGGCGTCTCTCAGCCTGGTGCTTGCAGAATCCAG GTCATGTGGCAGAGATTTATCTTGTCCATCTTCATGCCAGCGTTTATGCTCTCTTTCATCGTCTTTATGGAATGTATCCTTGCAATTTTGTCTCCTTTCTGCGTTCTCACTACAGTATGAAGGAAAACTTGGAGACCTTTGAAGAGGTGGTCAAG CCAATGATGGAACATGTGCGAATTCATCCAGAATTAGTGACTGGATCTAAGGACCATGAACTGGACCCACGAAG GTGGAAAAGACTAGAAACTCATGATGTTGTGATAGAATGTGCCAAAATCTCCCTGGACCCTGCAGAAGCCTCGTATGAAGATGGCTATTACTCTGTGTCTCGGAAACTCTGCACAAGCTTAAAACATCATCAAACTGACCGCAGTGCCAGCTATTACATTGATACACAGAGCAGCTATG GGACTTCTACCCCGTACTCCACTCCTCGGCTAACACTATCACAAATGCCAGGGCAGCTACCTCAGATTCTGAGCCCCCAGTCAATACGGCTGTCAACTGAGCCACAGCAG GTTACCATCTGGAGTCCTTCTGCAGTTTGTGGTATGACCACTCCACCAACCTCCCCTGGAATTGTCCCATCAGAGTCATCCCAGTCTGCATCACAACCTTACAGCAAAGCTGGCACATCTG GGGGGAAAGGAACACCTTTGGGAACGCCAGCCACATCTCCTCCTCCACCCTGCACTTCAGATGACTTTGTGCATGTTTCACTCCCTTCAGCTGCTGCCACACCTCCTAAAAAG gaggacAAACCAGATCCTGGGAGGCCTTTACTGTACCGACAGCAAAATGTCATAAACAGCGATAAATCATTGG acacACCTGGTAGTAAAAGTTCAGTAACCTTAAATGATCTTCCAGAGTTTTTAGGTGGTTTGTCTTTTGAAGATAGTGCTGAAAAGGACAGAGAGGAAG ATGCAATATCTAAAGAGATCTCCGAGATCACAACTGATGCTGAACACATGGTGCCTAGAGGAGGATTTGACTCTCCATTTTACCGCACAAATGACAGTCTGTCAGGCTCTCAAAAGAAGACCCATTCAGTAGTCTCTAGTGTTCAGGGACACAGTCAGACCTCTGAGCCTTTAACATCTTCTCTGGACAAGTCTGGGCCTGAGAGTGCGCGGGAAACACCCAAACAAACATTTACTCCCATAGACAAGCCCTGTGGAGGCTCTGGTGAAAGCCCTGCTGGTAACAGGGAAGGAACCTCTGGGGAGACGAGTATTCTCACTCCCAGCCCTTGCAAAGTACCAGCACAAAGAAGAGTGGTGTTTGGGAGCGGGCAGCCTCCCCTATATGAGCACCTTTTTGAGGTTGCATTACCAAAGACTGCCTACCTCTTTGTTGGCAAGAAGACTGAGGAGCTGCTAAAGAAAGCCAAGGGAACCCAGGATGATGACTGCATGTCCTCTACTTCTCCCGTGGAAGTACTGGACAGACTGATACAGCAAGGAGCGGATGCACACACTAAGGAGTTGAACAA attgTCTCTGCCGAGCAAATCTGCTGACTGGACTCACTTTGGAG GTTCTCCCCCTTCTGATGAGATTCACACCCTGCGTAACCAATTGCTTTTGCTGCACAACCAGTTATTGTATGAACGCTTCAAAAGACAGCAACATGCCCTTCGGAACCGTCGACTCTTGCGAAAAGTGATTAAAGCAACAGCTCTGGAGGAACATAATGCTGCCATG AAGGATCAACTGAAgctacaggaaaaagaaatccaggcCTTGAAACTGAGTCTGCAGAAAGAACAGGCAAGGTACCACCAGTTTCAGGAGGAACATGAAAATATAGTGGCTCAGCTTCACAGCCAGATCAGACAGCTGCAACATGACCGAGAGGAATTCTACAACCAGAGCCAGGAATTGCAG ACCAAGCTGGAGGACTGCCGGAATATGATTGCAGATCTGAGGTTAGAATTAAAGAAGGCTAACAACAAGGTGTGTCACACTGAATTGCTTCTTAGCCAAGTTTCTCAAAAG CTTTCCAACAGTGAATCAGTGCAACAGCAGATGGAGTTCTTGAACAGGCAACTTCTGGTTCTTGGAGAGGTCAATGAGTTGtacctggagcagctgcagcacaagcacACAGACACTACAAAG GAGGTTGAAATGTTGCACGCTGCTTTTCGGAAAGAACTGGAGAAAGCAAAATTGTGTGTTCAGCAGCAAAGCCAAAGGCTTGATGCTTCCCAGAAACGGATAGCTGAACTGGAATCTCAGCTTGCAAAAAAGGACCACCTCTTCCTGGAGCAAAAGAAATACCTGGAAGATGTAAAAATCCAAGCAAG agGTCAGCTGCAAGCAGTAGAAAGTAGGTACAAGGCCCAGAAAAGAATCACACAGGCATTTGAGCTGGAGATTTTGGATCTGTTTGGCCGGCTGGAGAAGAGCAGCCTACTGAAAAAACTTGAAGATgataaaacagaagcagctgaagcagcagaagaaag GCTGGATTGTGGTAATGAAGATACTGTGGTGGGATACAGTGAAGAAACCATTGGTAGAAATGGAGAGACCAAACCTCCCAGCACTCGAGGTAGTAGTAGCAGTAagggtggcagcagcagtgagCTCTCCACCCCTGAAAAACCCCAGAACCAGAGATTCAGCAGTCGCTGGGAGACATCTGTGTTGCTGGAGCCCTCGACTACTGTCCCACTGACTGTAGGTTCGCTTCCCAGCTCCAAGAGCTTCCTTGGAATGAAGGCACGAGAATTATTTCGCAACAAGAGTGAGAGCCAGTGTGATGAGGAGGGTGTAACCATCAACAGGCTTTCCGATGCTCTAAAGACTGAACTATGTAAAGATCCAAGCATGGAGACAAAGGCCCCTCCAAGCCCCGATAACCTTAGCGTCTCGCCTAAGATCCAGGAAAGCAGTGTTGGACAGCTTCATATCATGGACTACAATGAAACTCATCATGACCACAGTTAA